One genomic window of Mucilaginibacter sp. SJ includes the following:
- a CDS encoding winged helix-turn-helix transcriptional regulator — protein sequence MTAIKESSTIQENKQAAFKECPVTYVMERIGGYWKPIILFHLLTGSKRYSELKKSIPTITEKMLIQHLKQLEADGLLIRESKPVVPPHVSYRLSESGMELRPVMYAMATWAVKDSDANGTAIYKSLGQFPIEQEIATAIETYEVSKTL from the coding sequence ATGACAGCGATAAAAGAAAGCTCGACCATACAGGAAAATAAACAGGCCGCATTTAAAGAATGCCCGGTAACTTATGTAATGGAACGCATAGGCGGCTATTGGAAACCGATCATTTTGTTCCATCTGTTAACCGGGAGTAAACGCTACAGCGAGCTAAAAAAATCTATCCCAACCATTACCGAAAAAATGTTGATCCAGCACCTGAAACAACTTGAAGCCGACGGCCTGCTGATCAGAGAGTCCAAACCAGTTGTACCTCCACATGTGAGCTACCGGCTAAGCGAATCAGGCATGGAATTGCGGCCGGTAATGTACGCAATGGCAACATGGGCAGTGAAGGATAGCGACGCCAATGGGACTGCCATTTATAAAAGTTTGGGGCAGTTTCCGATAGAGCAAGAAATAGCCACCGCTATTGAAACTTACGAAGTTTCAAAAACTTTGTAA
- a CDS encoding transposase, producing the protein MENITSNYLARAEIWLCVSTLIYFLMNGAQIFETLVFVPKWTVSPPDNFKLLLDGKGVSLKNFWIGFHSLHEITFILALIFCWKIDPVKNWLLILFAVHIAVRIWTLAFFAPNIINFQKMVGTQVSSNELISRTSLWQTLNYVRVAIFIAISCGLIPLCIKLFSMRQ; encoded by the coding sequence ATGGAAAATATAACTTCAAACTATCTGGCAAGAGCCGAAATATGGCTTTGCGTCAGTACCCTTATCTACTTTTTGATGAACGGAGCACAGATATTTGAAACCTTGGTTTTTGTTCCCAAATGGACGGTTTCACCACCAGACAATTTTAAACTCCTCTTGGATGGAAAAGGTGTAAGTCTTAAAAATTTTTGGATAGGGTTCCACTCCCTTCACGAAATCACATTTATCCTTGCGCTTATTTTTTGTTGGAAAATTGACCCTGTAAAGAACTGGCTTTTAATTTTGTTTGCAGTTCACATCGCTGTCAGGATATGGACATTGGCATTCTTTGCTCCCAATATTATAAACTTTCAAAAAATGGTCGGGACACAAGTTTCTTCAAATGAGTTAATAAGCCGAACTTCACTTTGGCAAACACTCAACTATGTAAGGGTTGCCATTTTCATTGCCATCTCCTGCGGACTTATCCCACTGTGCATTAAACTATTTAGTATGCGCCAATAA
- a CDS encoding DEAD/DEAH box helicase produces MAVTFEDFKFNRQILNAIVDAGYTEATPIQQKAIPPILNGQDVMGIAQTGTGKTAAYVLPIIMRLKYAQGEHARALIISPTRELAMQIEENIKAFAAYTDLRVVLLYGGIGPKTQIEQVKKGVDIIVATPGRFMDIYLAGHIMTKPLQVLVLDEADKMMDMGFMPQINRILEVVPVKRQNLLFSATMSEKVHQLSANFLEFPTVIEVTPQATPAQTVNQHLYHVPNIKTKINLLKKLLDNEGDITKLIVFCKTRVVAEDVFKFLTRKFGEQDVKVLHANKGQNTRINSINSFKNDEVKILVATDVASRGIDVSDVSHVINFDVPVVYEDYVHRIGRTGRALQSGEAITFATPSEEYYIRKIEKLIKQTIPVERIPDDVFIEETPYEERQDQAREIDMQKRKEDPDFKGAFHEKKSLNQRKKFDANKDKAKYGSKAARQGSGRSSKSKKRH; encoded by the coding sequence ATGGCAGTAACCTTTGAAGATTTTAAATTTAACCGGCAAATTTTGAACGCGATAGTCGATGCCGGTTATACCGAAGCTACGCCTATCCAGCAAAAAGCTATTCCGCCTATTTTGAACGGACAGGATGTAATGGGTATAGCGCAAACCGGCACCGGAAAAACAGCGGCCTACGTGTTGCCCATCATCATGAGGCTTAAATATGCGCAGGGCGAACATGCCCGGGCGTTGATCATTTCGCCGACGCGTGAACTGGCCATGCAGATTGAGGAAAACATTAAAGCATTTGCCGCTTATACCGATTTACGGGTTGTTTTACTTTACGGAGGTATTGGCCCCAAAACACAAATAGAGCAGGTAAAAAAGGGTGTCGACATTATTGTAGCAACACCCGGCCGTTTCATGGATATTTACCTTGCCGGGCATATCATGACCAAACCATTACAGGTGTTGGTACTTGACGAAGCCGATAAAATGATGGATATGGGCTTTATGCCCCAGATAAACAGGATCCTGGAAGTGGTGCCTGTGAAAAGGCAAAACCTGCTTTTTTCGGCTACCATGAGCGAGAAGGTGCACCAGCTTTCGGCTAACTTTCTGGAGTTCCCTACGGTTATTGAAGTTACCCCGCAGGCTACGCCGGCGCAAACGGTTAACCAGCATTTATACCATGTGCCTAATATCAAAACTAAAATAAACCTGCTCAAAAAGCTGCTTGATAATGAAGGCGACATTACTAAGCTGATAGTTTTCTGTAAAACCCGGGTGGTGGCCGAGGACGTTTTTAAATTCCTGACCCGCAAATTTGGCGAACAGGACGTGAAGGTATTGCATGCCAATAAAGGGCAAAATACGAGGATCAATTCCATCAATTCGTTTAAAAACGATGAGGTGAAAATCCTGGTGGCTACTGATGTGGCATCGCGCGGTATTGATGTGAGCGATGTAAGCCATGTAATTAATTTTGATGTACCGGTGGTGTATGAGGATTATGTACACAGGATTGGCCGTACAGGCAGAGCGCTGCAATCCGGTGAGGCCATTACTTTTGCAACACCGTCTGAAGAGTATTATATCCGCAAGATTGAGAAACTCATCAAGCAAACCATTCCCGTTGAGCGTATCCCCGACGATGTGTTTATTGAAGAAACCCCATATGAGGAAAGGCAGGACCAGGCGCGGGAAATAGATATGCAAAAGCGCAAAGAAGACCCCGATTTTAAAGGCGCCTTCCACGAAAAGAAATCCCTTAACCAGCGCAAAAAATTTGATGCCAATAAAGACAAGGCCAAATATGGTTCAAAGGCCGCAAGGCAGGGTTCAGGCCGATCATCCAAAAGCAAAAAAAGACACTAA
- a CDS encoding NmrA family NAD(P)-binding protein: MKIIVTGSTGNISKPLTQTLIAAGHKVTVISSNADKVTEIESLGAKAAIGSLADADFLTQTFTGADALYAMVPPSFSAESLRAYQNETGKSYAEAIKRSGIKKVVALSSIGAHLDSGVGPIKGIHDVEGILSGIDGVAVKFIRAPFFYINFFSNIPLIKHQGILGSNYPANTRLIMVHPTDIAAAVAEELQKDFTGKSIRYIVSDESTPGGVAAVLGEAIGNPNLPWIEFTDEQLAEGLSQAGVPPEMTRNFVEMGTAVKSGKIWEDYDKHKPVSSGKVSLQDFAREFAAVYNG, translated from the coding sequence ATGAAAATTATAGTAACAGGTTCAACAGGCAATATAAGCAAACCTTTAACACAAACTTTAATAGCCGCAGGGCATAAGGTAACAGTAATTAGCAGCAATGCCGATAAGGTAACAGAGATAGAATCATTAGGGGCCAAAGCAGCAATCGGCTCTTTAGCCGATGCCGATTTCTTAACACAAACATTTACCGGGGCCGATGCGCTTTACGCCATGGTGCCGCCAAGCTTTAGTGCCGAAAGTTTAAGGGCATACCAAAACGAAACCGGTAAAAGCTATGCCGAAGCCATTAAACGGTCGGGCATAAAAAAAGTAGTCGCCTTAAGCAGCATAGGTGCGCATTTGGATAGCGGCGTAGGCCCGATAAAAGGCATCCACGATGTTGAAGGTATTTTGAGCGGAATAGATGGTGTGGCCGTTAAATTTATCCGTGCGCCGTTCTTCTATATCAATTTTTTCAGTAATATCCCGCTTATCAAGCACCAGGGTATCCTTGGATCAAATTATCCCGCAAATACAAGGCTGATCATGGTGCATCCGACAGATATTGCAGCTGCAGTAGCAGAAGAATTGCAAAAGGATTTTACCGGTAAAAGCATACGCTACATTGTAAGCGATGAGTCAACACCTGGCGGGGTTGCAGCGGTTTTAGGTGAGGCAATAGGTAATCCTAACTTGCCATGGATTGAGTTTACTGATGAACAGCTTGCAGAAGGCTTATCTCAGGCAGGCGTTCCTCCCGAAATGACCCGCAATTTTGTTGAAATGGGCACTGCGGTAAAAAGCGGAAAGATCTGGGAGGATTATGATAAGCATAAGCCTGTATCGTCCGGTAAGGTGAGTTTGCAGGATTTTGCCAGGGAGTTTGCTGCGGTATATAACGGCTAA
- a CDS encoding MarR family winged helix-turn-helix transcriptional regulator: protein MRENNEADLLLQFKAASRQYSDASILMHEAIARKAGLSGTDHKYLGLILQHKSITAGEISKLTGLTTGAVTGLVDRLEKKKLLKRQFTKDDRRKVIIVPNVENSMKLLTPLFDELQQQTIELISTFSAGEIQTIERYFTGATAIMKTIADKLNNK, encoded by the coding sequence ATGAGAGAAAATAATGAGGCTGATTTACTGTTACAATTCAAGGCTGCCAGCAGGCAATACTCTGATGCCTCTATTCTCATGCACGAAGCGATAGCCCGAAAAGCAGGGCTTTCCGGTACAGATCACAAGTACTTAGGACTGATACTACAGCATAAATCCATAACAGCGGGTGAAATCTCAAAGCTAACCGGGTTAACTACCGGCGCGGTAACCGGGTTGGTTGACCGCCTGGAGAAAAAGAAGCTTCTGAAAAGACAATTTACCAAAGACGACAGAAGGAAAGTAATCATTGTTCCTAACGTTGAAAACAGTATGAAGCTTTTAACACCGCTCTTTGATGAACTGCAGCAGCAAACTATCGAGCTCATTTCAACGTTCTCAGCCGGCGAAATCCAAACTATTGAACGCTATTTTACAGGGGCAACCGCGATAATGAAAACAATAGCAGATAAGTTAAATAACAAATAA